CTTCGTGCGCAAGGGCGGGTCGTTGTGCCTGCCGCGGGAGGTGATGGCGGCGTTGCATGCCGACGAGGGCGATGAGGTAGCCTGCACGGTGATCAACCCGATGCCCACGCTCGATGCGCCCGCGGAGCCGCCCAAGACGCGCAGCACGCACAAGAAGAAGCCCACGGCAAAGAAGACGGCCAAGACGACTCGGAGGAAGAAGACCGGATGACCACGCTCGCAGCCCTGTCGAACCCACCCAGCAACCTCGTCGGCGGCGTCTACCACGTCATCGAGGGCGATTCGCTCCAGTCCTTCGATCCTTCGCAGCGCGGCCGCGTCATCTGGTCGGGCGCGCCGACGATCGAGCACGTCGACCAGGCCGTTGCCGCGGCGCGCGATGCCCTGCGCACCTGGAGCCGATGGGACATCGAGAAGCGTGCGGACGTGCTGCTGAAGTACAAGGCCCTGGTGCAGGAGCGTGGCGGCGACATCGCTGATCTGATCGCCCAGGAAACCGGCAAGGCCATGTGGGATTGCAAGGGCGAGGCCGCCGCGCTGGCCGGCAAGGTCGACATCACGCTCGAGCAGGGCGCCCACACGGGCCGCCAGCGCGTGAGCGGCTTCTCGCTCGACCTGGGCGAGAAGAAGGAAGGCCGCTGCTGGTTCCGTCCCCACGGCGTGATGGCGGTGGTGGGGCCGTTCAACTTCCCGGCGCACCTGCCCAACGGCCACATCGTGCCCGCCCTACTCATGGGCAACACGGTTGTCTTGAAGCCTAGCGACAAGGTGCCCGCCGTCGGCCAACTCATCATCGAGCTCTTCCAGCAGGCGCTTGACGAGAGTGGCGCGCCAAAGGGCGTGGTCAACCTCGTGCAGGGCAAGGCCGACGTAGCCCAGAAGCTCGTCAACCACGATGGCGTCGACGGCATCCTCTTTACCGGCTCCTGGCCCGTGGGTCGCAAGATCCTCGAGAGCAATCTGGACACGCCGGGCCGCATCGTCGCGCTCGAGATGGGCGGCAACAATGGCGTCCTGGTCATGCCCGACGCCGACCTGAAGCAGGCGGCCATCGAGATCGCCCGCGGCGCGTTCGTGACGACCGGTCAGCGTTGCACGTGCGGTCGGCGGCTGGTTGTCCATGAACAGGTCGCTGATCGCCTTATCCCCGCAATCCTCAAGGCCGCCGCCGCGATGGTCATCGGCCCGCCCCGCAGCGAGGCGCCCGTGTTCATGGGGCCGATCATCGACGATAACGCGCGCGACGCCGTGCTCGATTTCCAAACCCGTGCGGCCAAGAGCGGCGGAGAGATCCTGATGCAGGCGACCAAGCCCGCCTCACTCGAGGGCGGCTCCTACATCAGCCCCGGTGTTATCCGCGTCGACAAGTTCACGGCAGGCGATGGGGACGATGCCGGATGCGATGTCGAGGTCTTCGGCCCGATGCTCCGAATCACCACGGTCAGCTCGTACGAAGAGGGCATCCAGCAGGTCAACGCCACCCGCTACGGCCTGGCCGCCAGCATCTTCACGCACGACAACGACATCATCGCCGATTTCCTGGCCGACGCCCGCGCGGGCTGCGTAAACCTCAACTGCGCGACCGCCGGCGCCAGCAGCAAGCTGCCCTTCGGCGGCCTTGGCACCAGCGGCAACCACCGCCCCGCGGGCGCTTTCGCGCTGGACTATTGCGCATATCCCGTTGCCGGCATGCTGGAGCGCGGCGATGCGGCGGTGGTGGCTCCGGGCATGGCGTTCGAGGATTCGTGGCTGGGCTGAGCCGATCCCGGCCTCAGCAGCCGGCGGCGAACTCGTTCTGGAACGCGAGGAAGTCAAACAGCGTCAGGTTGCCGTCGTTATCGAAGTCGGCGGTCGGGTCGCCCAG
The sequence above is a segment of the Phycisphaerales bacterium genome. Coding sequences within it:
- a CDS encoding aldehyde dehydrogenase family protein, yielding MTTLAALSNPPSNLVGGVYHVIEGDSLQSFDPSQRGRVIWSGAPTIEHVDQAVAAARDALRTWSRWDIEKRADVLLKYKALVQERGGDIADLIAQETGKAMWDCKGEAAALAGKVDITLEQGAHTGRQRVSGFSLDLGEKKEGRCWFRPHGVMAVVGPFNFPAHLPNGHIVPALLMGNTVVLKPSDKVPAVGQLIIELFQQALDESGAPKGVVNLVQGKADVAQKLVNHDGVDGILFTGSWPVGRKILESNLDTPGRIVALEMGGNNGVLVMPDADLKQAAIEIARGAFVTTGQRCTCGRRLVVHEQVADRLIPAILKAAAAMVIGPPRSEAPVFMGPIIDDNARDAVLDFQTRAAKSGGEILMQATKPASLEGGSYISPGVIRVDKFTAGDGDDAGCDVEVFGPMLRITTVSSYEEGIQQVNATRYGLAASIFTHDNDIIADFLADARAGCVNLNCATAGASSKLPFGGLGTSGNHRPAGAFALDYCAYPVAGMLERGDAAVVAPGMAFEDSWLG